The window TAGCAATAGCGGCTTCAAAATCTCAATAGAACTAGCTTGCTGAAAGTGACATTTCTTCTTGCACCTGTAACATAGCTCTTATGATGGTCCTGAACTGGTTGTCTGTTGACAGGGACCACATCTCATGCCTCCAGGATTGGAGAATCATATCTTAAGTTCTCGGAAAAGTGAAGATCATAAGAAAATCATAGTACTTTCACGATTAGCAGAGGTAACTATCTGTCGTTTGTCTTCACAGGGAGTATTTGTATATGAACAGGCAAACTTTGGGAGGGGACTCATCCAGATAACTTCTCAAATGTCATTGTTCTGGTATTAGCAATACTTTTCCTATCTAGTGGCCTCTCATGCTCTTTAGTTGTCGAGAAAGACATCCACACTAGAACCAGAGAATGACTGATTACATCAAAAAGGATGTGCAAAATGTGGATTATTGTGGATATGTCACGGTCGAGTGGTGTTTATCTTTCTGGTAAAAATCAAATGTGGAGGTTCATTGGTTTACTACCTTTTCCAAGGTGTACATGCAGAGGTTATTCTACATATTCAGAGTCAAACATCATGACCTAAGAAAGCGTCTGTTGATGTGCCTCCAGAGTTGTCTTACTGTTGTTTCCATACTTGTGCTATATTAACTTGAAGGGATTCCAGTTTGGCAATGCACCTCCATTCTTCTCTCCCAATTTAGTTTTCTGAAAAGCTCTACTGTATCGACGATGCACTTTGCCAGTAGACCCTATTTCCTTACATGGCACATGCGCACATTTCATCCTATTTTATTGGACTCCAGAAGTCTATTAACAATCAAGACAAATATGACGAGCATTATTTTATGTGAGAAGGGTCTTTTAGCTTCTTTGCAAGAGCCTTTAACAATTTCTGATGCTTGCATAGAATAGGGGGgctgtcttcttcttttggcagAGAAGGAAGATACCACATTATTTTATGTGAGATCTTGTGCATTCCTCTGGCATTACTGCTGCCTGGGCATCTGACTTATGGTGAAATGTAATATGACTAAATCTGATCATTTGGATTATTCGAGTTTGATCACGTTACATGTTACTAATCAAGTGCTGATGGTCATTGCACCATCACATACTTAGATAGCTAGAGCAGATGTGGTCATGGTATTTTCTGTAGAAACCATGATTTTGGTGAATTTCACCATTCCTTATGGAGTATTTGAGTTCCTTGCAGTGACATCTTAAATATAGAATGGGGTTACTTCAAAGAATGAGCCAAActcttttaataattatttggCTTTGTTTCACCAGTACCTCATACTTCTTAGGAATCTCAAATCTATGTGTAGTGACCATCACGAGCTGCTTAAAATGGGAACTAATTAGTGCTGTGGAGAAGGCATTGATTGATTTTTGGTAAATTGTCCTGAAGGTATTTTTTCTTGTGAGCAGagcagcaaaaagagaaaagcttcATCAGAAGGAAACTCCGACATGCCAGGGTTCTTTTTACTACATTCAGAAAATACTGTAGACAATCCTTCTGATATGAGTGCTGAAGCAAATTCTTCTGATGTTAATGATATAAATGGTGAAGCAAATATTTCTTCTAGCGCCTCAAAAAAATGTTCTTCAGCTTCGGATGCATCCAAAGGTACATTCTATTCCAGGCCGCCAAAGGAAAGAGTTGTAGTTGGAAGCAACTGCTCTTGGTATACTCGCGTGCACGGGCATGCAAGTCAATGTGTCTATAGATAAACCTCCTGTTGTGCATTAGTTGATTCCCCCTTCTTTGTTCTCTTCTCTTCATTGTGACGTAGTTTTTCTAACATGTATATCGTTTTTAGTAACTAGTTTCCTTAAATGGAATATGTCGATAGCAGTAAAAATTTCGCGTGAGTTGTTGCTGATATGAATATGCTCTTTCTCAGTCACCCTCCTCTATCTATTTAGCTTGGGGGATTGGTATCTTATGCACATGATAAATGAGTCGTTTTTGTAACAAGTGCTAAAGCAGTTATATTTTGACTAATTCTAGCATAACAAATCCATAGGGCAGTCTAACATATAAGCTCATGCTCAAGTTTCACCTTTCTTATAGGAACTTACCAATTCTTGCAGTAACATGCATCTGCAGCAACATATTATTGTGTGCTTTAGGTTTGATTTTGGCAATCTGGTTGCAGATATTGTAAGTCCTTGAATCAAGATGGAACCAGTAGGACATACATTCAAGTTCATGGCTGGTTAATATTTTCCTCATATGCTGAAAGAGTTGCTTATGCTGCCATCTGAAGTTTGTGAAGTTACTCAAGCAGTGCTTGGTTTATCTTATATAATATAgacatgttttgttttttgcttaTATGCACAGTGGCTTTTTCTGGAGGTTGTCCTTTAATTTGCTTTAATTTGTGATGTGATGACAAAAATTAGGTAAAGCAAATCAGTAATTGGATATAATTAAATCTCACTTCTTTCTGCCActtaagaaggaaaaaagaattgacAGGAGGAGAGGCAGTGGTAGGATTAAATGCTAATTCTGACTACTTCTGCACTTCCTTTAAAAGTTGGCAGTGATGGGGATTCCAGGAAGTTGGAATGACCCTTTTATCTCCAAGCTAGAACTTTCATTTTGTGCTTTCTTTCTCTCCAACCAGGAATATTGTGATTGAAGCAGATCACTCTTAAAAGAGTTGCTTCCCTATTCTGGTTGGCTAGCATGTCTGAAGTTACAGAACTTGCTGCTATATCAAGACAATTACTTGAGCTAttctttgctatttttgtggTTTGTGACACTTTTCTTTAAAGCAAATACTGGACAGAAGTACAA of the Eucalyptus grandis isolate ANBG69807.140 chromosome 10, ASM1654582v1, whole genome shotgun sequence genome contains:
- the LOC104422416 gene encoding uncharacterized protein LOC104422416 isoform X2; translated protein: MASQPNNRSFSGSSPTMMMTFPQETTASLTRQPMMNEEMTRDSAIDTNTGLIFGDNFMWSKEWPSMKADHLPQNLMPLTYQQNPSTFSSTLNPVVVTDDLIPQGGPHLMPPGLENHILSSRKSEDHKKIIVLSRLAESSKKRKASSEGNSDMPGFFLLHSENTVDNPSDMSAEANSSDVNDINGEANISSSASKKCSSASDASKDIVSP
- the LOC104422416 gene encoding uncharacterized protein LOC104422416 isoform X1; the encoded protein is MASQPNNRSFSGSSPTMMMTFPQETTASLTRQPMMNEEMTRDSAIDTNTGLIFGDNFMWSKEWPSMKADHLPQNLMPLTYQQNPSTFSSTLNPVVVTDDLIPQGGPHLMPPGLENHILSSRKSEDHKKIIVLSRLAESSKKRKASSEGNSDMPGFFLLHSENTVDNPSDMSAEANSSDVNDINGEANISSSASKKCSSASDASKGTFYSRPPKERVVVGSNCSWYTRVHGHASQCVYR